GCTTCGCGGTGTAGCCCTTGATGAACGCCTCGTACAGGGGACGGCCGATCAGGGAGATCGCCTTCTCCTCGAGGTTCTTCGCGTCCTCGGTGTTGATCTCGGAGGCCTGCTCCGCGATCAGGGCGCGCGCCTCGTCGGGCGTGTGGCTACGACCGAAGAACGAGTTGATCAGCGCCAGGTTCATCGGCAGGGAGTAGACCTGCCCCTTGAACTTGCCGAAGACCCTGTGCTGGTAGTTGGTGAACGACGTGAAGCGGTTGACGTACTCCCAGACACGCTCGTTGGAGGTGTGGAAGAGGTGCGTGCCGTACTTGTGCACCTCGATGCCGGTCTCCTCGTCGAACTCGGAGTAGGCGTTGCCACCGATGTGGGGACGCCGCTCGAGGATGAGGACCTTGAGGTCGAGCTCGGCGGCGCAGCGCTCCGCGAGCGTCAGGCCGAAGAAGCCGGAGCCGACAACGACGAGATCAGGCTGGGTCACGTTTCTCCTGGGGTTCGTCGACGCTCACGCGCCGATCGGGCGTGAGTCTAGCGAGGCGGACGGACCGCATCCGGGGACGACGCGGGGTCGAGGTGACGCATCTCGCGGGCGGAGCGGATGGCCTTGATCACGTTCGCGGCCTCGCCCCTCCCGCCGCGCAGGGGGCTGAGCAGCACCACCATCAGGACGATCAGCCACGGCTTGAGGCGCACCAGCACGTTGCCGCCGTAGCGGAAGTGGACCACGAAGAGGTTCCGGAACATGTAGAACCCCTTCCAGCTGCCGAGGTCGTGCTGCTGGTTGAAGTCGAGCTGGCGCACCAGCACCGCGTCGCGGAGGCAGACCACCGGGTACCCCGCCCTGCGGGCCCGGATCGCGAAATCCACGTCGTCGTAGAAGATGAAGAACGACGGGTCGGGCAGGCCGATCGCCGCGATCACGTCACGACGGACCATGAAGCCCTCGAAGGCGACGTTCTCGACCTCGACCTCGGCGGGCATCTCCGCACGGCTCGCGTACGTCGAGTCCACGCTCGCCGTCTTCGGCTTGATCGCCAGCGGGTTGTCCAGGTCGAAGCGGATCGCGGCCTTCTCGACGAGCCGGCCCTGCAGGTCCTCGCGGACCGCCATCTGGCACGGGCCCGTGTGGGCGGTCATGACCTCGAGGAAGTCGGGAGCCGGCACGACGTCGTCGTCCATGAGGAGGATGCGGTCGTGGCCCGCGTCGTACGCCTGGCGCATGCCCAGGTGGAAGCCGCCGGCGCCGCCGAGGTTCTCGGCGCTGGTCGTGACGTGGAGCGGCAGGTCGGTGCGTGCGTCGAGGACGGTGCGGGTGTGGTCGGTGCTGGCGTTGTCGATGACGAAGACCGCGTCGGCCGGACGGGTCTGCGCGGCCAGGCCGTCGAGCATGCGCACGAGCAGGTCGGCCCGGTTGAAGGTGACGACGACGACCGCGACGGTCTCGCGTCGTGTGCTCTCGCCGCTCACTGCAGGAACCTCCGGTGGCCCGAGAAGTCGTTGCGCACGCCGGCGCCGATGCCCTGGGCGCTGAGCCGGAGCCGGTGCGCCGAGGGGCGGGTGAACGCGTAGAACCACACGGTCTTCAGCACGAAGGCCAGGACGAAGACCCAGCCGCGGTAGTCACGCAGGTTGACCACGTTGTTGCGCGCCATGCAGTAGTGCTTGAGGTCGCTGGGCGTGTGGTTGTAGGTCGTCCGTCCGAAGAGCATCGGCGTGCCGAGGTCGTCGGTGGCCGGGTGCAGGAAGTGCGCGGCGACGACGGTGGCGATCCGGGCCCCCGCCTTCTCGGCGCGCAGGCGGTACTCGTGGTCGTCGCCCCAGATGAAGAACTCCTCGCGCGGCAGGCCGATGCGCTCGACGAGCTCACGGGTGACCAGCACGCCGTTGAAGGGGATCACGATGTCGTGGAGCAGGCCGTCGTGCGTCGCCGCCTCCGCCTCCGCGTCGGCCATCGCGTGCACCACCTGGGCACGGCCGGGCAGGCGGATGGGGAAGCAGAGACGGTCCGGGTCCTGCTCGGCGAGGACGGCCGGGCCCCAGAAGTCGAACTCCCCGCGGTGCTGCAGCAGCAGGTCGAGCGACCCGTCCACCGGCACGCCGTCGTCGTCCATCAGCCAT
The sequence above is a segment of the Nocardioides jiangxiensis genome. Coding sequences within it:
- a CDS encoding glycosyltransferase family 2 protein is translated as MTPTPDAPRIVAVVVTFNRLALLQRLLGVLRATPQLAEVVVVDNASTDGTGEWLAAATGGDGVPVHAVTLTANLGGAGGFHEGLRLAMERGADLAWLMDDDGVPVDGSLDLLLQHRGEFDFWGPAVLAEQDPDRLCFPIRLPGRAQVVHAMADAEAEAATHDGLLHDIVIPFNGVLVTRELVERIGLPREEFFIWGDDHEYRLRAEKAGARIATVVAAHFLHPATDDLGTPMLFGRTTYNHTPSDLKHYCMARNNVVNLRDYRGWVFVLAFVLKTVWFYAFTRPSAHRLRLSAQGIGAGVRNDFSGHRRFLQ
- a CDS encoding glycosyltransferase family 2 protein, yielding MSGESTRRETVAVVVVTFNRADLLVRMLDGLAAQTRPADAVFVIDNASTDHTRTVLDARTDLPLHVTTSAENLGGAGGFHLGMRQAYDAGHDRILLMDDDVVPAPDFLEVMTAHTGPCQMAVREDLQGRLVEKAAIRFDLDNPLAIKPKTASVDSTYASRAEMPAEVEVENVAFEGFMVRRDVIAAIGLPDPSFFIFYDDVDFAIRARRAGYPVVCLRDAVLVRQLDFNQQHDLGSWKGFYMFRNLFVVHFRYGGNVLVRLKPWLIVLMVVLLSPLRGGRGEAANVIKAIRSAREMRHLDPASSPDAVRPPR